One genomic window of Elaeis guineensis isolate ETL-2024a chromosome 2, EG11, whole genome shotgun sequence includes the following:
- the LOC105047951 gene encoding uncharacterized protein, which produces MALIRWTATCLSSLGFFPSSNPRLALHRRSFSRFPRRPLPPSTSRSESGDPVSSKVVLKEMEFPELEKWVQSYGFRSGQAMMLWKCLYGNNSWAHCYDELTGLKKEFRKMISENAILKALSVKEILTASDGTRKILFSLKDAQVIETVVIPCSRGRTTVCVSSQVGCAMNCQFCYTGRMGLRKHLSTAEIVEQAVFARRLFSSEFGSITNVVFMGMGEPLHNIDNVIKAAAIMVDEQGLHFSPRKVTVSTSGLVPQLKRFLCESDCALAVSLNATTDEVRNWIMPINRKYNLSLLLETLREELCSKHKYKVLFEYVMLAGVNDSAEDAKRLVELVRGIPCKINLISFNPHNGSHFKPTPEEKMIEFRNILAEAGCVVFLRLSRGDDRMAACGQLGEPGDVQLPLLHVPEQFQMAV; this is translated from the exons ATGGCTTTGATCCGATGGACCGCCACCTGTCTTTCCTCTCTCGGCTTCTTTCCTTCCTCCAATCCTCGCCTCGCTCTTCACCGGCGTTCCTTCTCTCGATTCCCTCGCCGCCCGCTTCCCCCCTCCACGAGCCGTTCCGAATCGG GTGATCCAGTGAGCTCGAAGGTTGTGCTGAAGGAGATGGAATTCCCAGAGCTCGAA aaATGGGTTCAATCATATGGATTTAGATCTGGGCAGGCCATGATGTTGTGGAAGTGCCTTTATGGGAACAACAGCTGGGCACATTGTTATGACGAATTGACAG gtttaaagaaagaatttaggaaAATGATAAGTGAAAATGCTATTCTCAAGGCATTGTCAGTGAAAGAAATTCTCACAGCATCAGATGGAACTCGAAAG ATTTTGTTCAGTTTGAAAGACGCACAGGTGATAGAAACAGTTGTGATTCCTTGCAGTAGGGGGAGGACTACAGTTTGTGTTTCGAGTCAAGTGGGTTGTGCTATGAATTGTCAATTCTGCTACACTGGCAG GATGGGTTTAAGGAAACATCTATCAACAGCTGAAATAGTTGAACAGGCTGTTTTTGCTCGTCGATTGTTCTCCAGTGAATTTGGATCTATTACAAATGTTGTATTTATG GGTATGGGTGAACCACTACATAACATAGACAATGTCATAAAAGCTGCAGCCATAATGGTCGATGAGCAGGGTCTTCATTTTAGCCCTCGCAAGGTGACGGTCTCAACTAGTGGACTTGTCCCACAATTGAAACGCTTCCTTTGTGAATCGGACTGTGCATTAGCAGTTAGTCTCAATGCCACGACAGATGAG GTCAGAAATTGGATCATGCCTATCAACCGGAAATACAATCTCAGCCTGCTGCTCGAGACCTTAAGAGAGGAACTTTGTTCCAAACATAAGTATAAAGTACTGTTCGAATATGTGATGCTTGCAGGAGTAAATGACAG TGCTGAGGATGCGAAGAGACTTGTAGAACTCGTTCGTGGGATTCCTTGCAAGATCAACCTCATCTCGTTCAATCCTCACAATGGATCTCATTTCAAGCCTACCCCTGAAGAGAAGATGATAGAGTTCCGGAATATTCTGGCTGAAGCTGGGTGTGTCGTTTTCTTGCGACTTAGCAGAGGGGATGACCGGATGGCTGCTTGTGGCCAGCTAGGGGAGCCTGGTGACGTCCAGCTACCTTTACTTCATGTTCCCGAACAATTTCAAATGGCCGTTTGA
- the LOC105047959 gene encoding photosystem I assembly factor PSA3, chloroplastic, protein MESITVTPKPHLSSSLLQSKPFLLLLSAPRRSFAAGGGGGGGRGSGRISVRVVGYMEKNPNSVGGFASKLVGSLPVVGLLARIFSDEGGVGGDIVDFAEFRRRVGKKCSITDSRAFYEFQDRRGRAGDPLYVLLCCWLAAVGAGLLKSEEILEGVARLRISNDIEFEEETFFATMSAAKERRAEVKAAIPEIPMEIRVEKALEAIYVCCFGKDPIEEEDQRLLVIMLNAVFASVGKSEIDRIVSSMAKQIAAGERRSYPEQKPLSKEAVQRQMKDLELLKQKRKNSS, encoded by the exons ATGGAGAGTATAACGGTAACCCCAAAACCGCATCTCTCGTCCTCCCTCCTCCAATCCAagcccttcctcctcctcctctctgccCCTCGGCGGAGCTTTGCCGCTGGCGGTGGAGGTGGTGGCGGAAGAGGGTCGGGTCGGATTAGCGTTAGGGTCGTGGGGTATATGGAGAAGAATCCCAACTCAGTCGGGGGGTTTGCGAGCAAGCTCGTCGGGTCGCTTCCCGTAGTGGGGCTCCTGGCGAGGATCTTCAGCGACGAAGGGGGGGTCGGCGGCGACATCGTGGACTTCGCCGAGTTCCGGCGGCGGGTCGGCAAGAAGTGCAGCATCACCGACTCCCGCGCCTTCTACGAGTTCCAGGACCGACGTGGCCGG GCAGGGGATCCATTATATGTCCTTTTGTGCTGCTGGTTGGCTGCTGTTGGTGCCGGCCTGTTAAAGTCTGAAGAAATATTGGAAGGAGTAGCCAGGCTTCGTATTTCCAATGATATCGAGTTTGAAGAGGAGACATTCTTTGCTACAATGTCTGCTGCAAAGGAG AGACGAGCAGAGGTAAAGGCTGCAATTCCAGAAATTCCAATGGAGATCAGAGTGGAGAAAGCTCTGGAGGCCATATATGTGTGCTGCTTTGGCAAAGATCCCATAGAAGAAGAGGATCAGAGATTACTTGTCATTATGCTGAATGCAGTTTTCGCTTCAGTTGGGAAATCTGAGATAGATAGGATAGTAAGTTCTATGGCAAAACAAATTGCTGCAGGTGAGAGAAGAAGCTATCCAGAGCAAAAACCTCTGTCCAAAGAAGCTGTACAGCGGCAAATGAAGGACCTCGAGCTCttgaaacagaaaagaaaaaactCAAGTTGA